GGCCGGCCTGCGGTTGGACGGGCAGGCGGACCGGAGTGAGGTCCGCCGTCGGCTGCTCGCGGTCAAGGGGGTGGGAGAGTGGACCGCGGAGTTCATCGCCATGCGGGCCCTGGGCGATCCCGACGCCTGTCCTGCTGGTGACCTGGTCTTACGGCGCGCTCTCGGGGTAGCGGGCGGGCGCGAGGTACGCGCCCGGGCCGAGAGCTGGCGGCCCTGGCGTGCTTACGCTGTGATGCATTTGTGGACGGAGGCGAGTTATCTGTGCAGCAAGAACTGACCATGGAGCTACCGGGTGGCCGGTGGGCCTTCATCGTGGAGGACGAGGTGCTGGTGAAGGCCTGGCAGGGCGATGCGCTGGGGCAGCTGTCACCAGCGCCACAGGATCACCCAGTCCGAGCCGCGCTGGCTGCCTATGCGGCCGGCGATGTGACGGCATTGGACGAGCTGGCCGTGCGCCAGCCGGGCAGCGAGTTCTTCCAGCGAGTCTGGGAGGAGATGCGCAGGATCCCTGGCGGGACGACCCTCTCCTATGCCGGGCTTGCGGCCCTGGCTGGGCGTCCCAAGGCCGTCCGGGCTGTGGGTGCCGCCTGCGCACGCAACCAGATTCCTCTCGTCGTGCCTTGCCATCGCGTGCTTCGCAGCGATGGCAGCCTAGGCGGCTATGCCTATGGATTGCCGGTCAAGCAGGCCCTGCTGGATTTCGAGCGTCATCATGCCTGAAAGGGACGAGGGAGCGAAGTGTCCGCCTTCGGTTGGTCGAGCCGGTTCCGGAGCTTGAGCAGGAACAGTGTCGAGACCTTGGCGATGGTTGGCAGCGAATCCTTCAGGCGTCTCGGCTGCCGGGCGCTGGATGCCCAGCGCCCGACGGAGAGCAACCTGCAAGTTCGTAGCCGCTGTGTCAGGTCAGACCGTGGCGATGGGCCCAGATGACGGCCTGCACCCGGTCCCTGGCCCCGATCTTGGGCAGCAGCCTGGTCAGATGGGACTTCACGGTACTGACCTCCACCATCAGCTCGCTCGCGATCTCCGCATTCGACATGCCACGGGCAAGCAGCGTGATGATCTCCTGCTCACGAGGGGTGAGGAGCTGGGTGGCCTCGGTGCTGGGGATCGTGGCCTGCCTGCGGGCAAACTCGGCGATCACCCGTTTCGTGACTGCCTGATCCATCAAGCCGAAACCTGCGGCCAGGCGCCGTACCGCAGTCACCAGTTCCTCAGGCTCACAGTCCTTGAGGATGAATCCGTCGGCTCCGGCCTCCAG
The sequence above is drawn from the Arachnia rubra genome and encodes:
- a CDS encoding response regulator, with the protein product MISVVLVDDQAVVRTGFKMLLEAEPDIQVVGEASDGRQAVQVVARTNPDVVCMDLRMPAGDGLEATHRIVTERQRETPAVLVVTTFDMDTDVFGALEAGADGFILKDCEPEELVTAVRRLAAGFGLMDQAVTKRVIAEFARRQATIPSTEATQLLTPREQEIITLLARGMSNAEIASELMVEVSTVKSHLTRLLPKIGARDRVQAVIWAHRHGLT
- a CDS encoding methylated-DNA--[protein]-cysteine S-methyltransferase — its product is MQQELTMELPGGRWAFIVEDEVLVKAWQGDALGQLSPAPQDHPVRAALAAYAAGDVTALDELAVRQPGSEFFQRVWEEMRRIPGGTTLSYAGLAALAGRPKAVRAVGAACARNQIPLVVPCHRVLRSDGSLGGYAYGLPVKQALLDFERHHA